The Candidatus Omnitrophota bacterium DNA window GGTGGCCGCGAAGATGGCCAACCGGAAGCTTACGGTCATAGTCACCACCGGTGACGGCGACTGCTACGGCGAAGGTGGCAACCACTTCGTGCATAATATACGCAGGAACGTTGACATCACGGTACTAGTGCATAACAACCAGATATACGGTCTGACAAAGGGGCAGGCCTCGCCGACCACGGATACCGGGTATGTTACGCCCGTGCAGATTGGTGGCGTCATCCTTGAGCCTTTTCATGCGCTCCAGGTGGCAATAACCCTCGGGGCTGCTTTCGTGGCAAGAAGTTTCTCCGGCGAGATAGACCACCTTTCGGATATGATCCAGAAGGGCGTGCGCCACAAGGGGTTCTCACTCGTGGAAGTTATGCAGCCATGCGTTTCGTTCAACAAAAAGAATACCCACCAGTGGTACAAGGACAGGATATACAAACTTAGCGAAGAAGGTGATCACGACCCCCAAGACAAGATGGCAGCCTACAGTAAAGCCGCCGAATGGGGGGACGATATACCCATAGGGGTGATCTACAGGCGCGAGAGTGAGACTTACGGCCAGAAGAGCGGCCTTTCGGAGAAGACCCCGCTCGCCGAAAAGGATATAGACAAGATCGATATCGGCGAACTTATCGAAGCGTTCAGGATATAAAGCGACTCTCCCGGCTGATATGACCAAAGCCCCGTCCAGTTGCTGCCGAAAGACCATTCAAGGAGGTGCTTCGAAATGAGCGAAAAAAAGCCCTGGTACATGAAAGACACCGAGCTCGGCAAAGCTTTCAATCATTTTTACCTTGCCTGCAAGGAAAAGAGCGTGCTCGACGATAGAACAAGGGAACTGCTGATGGCCGCGCTTGCCTGTGTGTTCCGCTGCCCGCACTGTACCGAGGAACACATCAAAAAAGCGCTGGAAGTGGGATGCACCAAACAGCAGGTAAGAGAAGCACTTCTCATCGCCAGCGTCGAGGCCGCGGGTACGCAACTTGCCTGGAGGAAAGAAGTTTACGAGAAATATCTTGGATAAGGAGGTGTTTTGAAAGACGAGAAGATCCTTTTTTTCGACACCAAACCCTATGACAGGCAGTTCTTCGGGGAGGCTAACCGGGAATACGGTTTCCAGCTTAAATACCTGAATAACCGCCTCAACGAGGATACCGCCGATCTTGCCAGGGGCTACCGCATTATAAGCATCTTTGTTAATGACATGGTAAGCGAAGCGGTGGCGGATAAGCTGTCGGAACTTGGGGTTAAACTCGTCGCGCTGCGTTCGGCAGGATACAACAACGTTGACCTCGACGCGGTGTATGACAGGATACATGTCGTGAGGGTTCCCGAATACTCGCCGTACGCCATCGCCGAGCATGCCGTTGCGCTTATGATGACCCTTAACAGAAAGATACACAGGGCCTATTTCCGGGTACGGGACAACAATTTTGCGATAAACGGCCTGATGGGGTTCGACATGCACGGGAAGACCGCGGGAGTGATAGGTACCGGAAGGATAGGAAAAACCCTCTTGGAGATACTCAAGGGTTTTGGGATGAATCTGCTGGCTTACGACCCCAAGCCGGATGAAGAGGAAGCTTCCGGCATGGGTTTTAAATATGTCGATCTGGAGACGCTCTACGCCAAATCCGATATCATCTCGTTACACTGCCCGCTTACCAGGGAGACAGAATATATCATAAACCAGGAAAGTATCGGCGCCATGAAAGACGGTGTCATGATCATCAATACCGGAAGAGGGAAGCTGATAGATACCAAGGCGCTTATCGAGAACCTGAAGACGGGAAAAATAGCTTACGCCGGTCTTGACGTCTACGAGGAGGAAAGCGAATTTTTCTACGAGGACCTTTCTTCATCTTTCATAAGCGATGATGTGCTCGCCAGGCTCATGACTTTCCATAACGTGGTCATAACTTCGCACCAGGGTTTTTTCACGAAAGAAGCACTCGCCAATATAGCGGAGACCACCCTTTCCAATGTAAGGGAGTTTATTGAGGGAGGGTATCTGAAGAACGAGATATGTTACAGATGTGACAGGGACAAGTGCGTTAAAGCTGAGGGAGAGAAATGTTTTTAAAAAAGGAGGATGGCATGAACCCTTTTGATTTCGCGATGCAACTAGAGAAAGAAGGAGAGAAATATTACCGGGAACTTGCGGAGAAAACCGACAACGAGGGCTGCAGGAACATATTCAACATGCTGGCGGACGATGAGGTAAAGCATTTCAATGTCTTCAAGGGCATGAAAGAGGGAAAAACAGAAGACTTCCCGGCAACCCAGGTCATGGAAGAGGCGAGGAAGACCTTCCAGTCCTTTGCCGAGAAAGGTAATCCTTTCGAGGAGGAGATGTCCCAGAAGGAGCTTTACGGCAAAGCTCTTGAAGTGGAAGAGAAGACCAGGGATTTTTATCTGGAAAAATCCGAGGAAACGGAGGATTCCCGGGAAAAAGAGCTTTTCAGGAAGATAGCCGACGAGGAACAGATGCATTACAATCTCATTGACGAACTTTTGGGTTTCATAAAAGAGCCCGAAACGTTCCTGGAGAACGCTGAGTTCTTTAACAGTGACGATTACTGGATGATGAGAAGGTGATCGGTGTCTCTAAAAGGGAGGATGTTATGAAGAAAGATGATATTATCAGGATCCTGGGGGAGAAGGAGTGGGAGTATCTAATAAAGCACGAATGTAAAACCTTCCCCAGAGAGAAATTGCACCTTCCCGGCCCCGATTTCATTGACAGGGTATTTTCCATATCCGACCGCCCCGAGAAGGTGATAAGCAACCTTAAGAGGGTCTTCGCCCACGGCAGGCTCAAAGGGACCGGATATCTTTCGATACTTCCGGTGGATCAGGGTATAGAGCATTCGGCGGGCGCTTCCTTCGCCCCCAACCCGATATATTTCGACCCGGAGAACATAGTCAGGCTGGCCATCGAGGGCGGCTGTAACGCGGTAGCCTCAACTCTGGGCGTTCTGGGCATGGTAAGCAGGAAATACGCCGACAAAATGCCCTTTATAGTGAAGCTCAACCATAACGAGCTTTTGTCTTGCCCGAACACTTATGACCAGAGATTTTTCGCTTCGGTGGAACAGGCGTACGACATGGGTGCCTCAGCGGTCGGCGCGACGATATATTTCGGTTCAGCCGAGTCCCGCAGGCAGATCGAAGAGGTTTCGGCCGCCTTTGAAAAAGCCCATCGCCTGGGAATGTTCACGGTACTCTGGTGCTATCTCAGGAATTCGGCTTTCAATAAGGACGGGACCGATTACCACACATCAGCGGACCTGACAGGGCAGGCGAACCACCTGGGAGCGACCATACAGGCGGATATAGTCAAACAAAAAGCCCCGACGAATAACGGCGGCTACAGGGCGATAGGTTTCGGGAAGACAAGCGACCTTGTTTACGATGAACTTACCACCGATCATCCGATAGACCTTACCCGGTACCAGGTGGCCAACTGCTACATGGGGAGGATAGGGCTTATAAATTCCGGGGGCGCAAGCGGCGAGAACGATCTCCAGAAAGTGGTCCGGACCGCCGTTGTAAATAAAAGGGCCGGCGGAAGCGGCCTGATATCCGGCAGAAAAGCCTTCCAGAAGACGATGGACGAGGGGATACGGATACTTAACAGCATACAGGACGTCTACCTTTCGGAGGAGATACTGCCGGCGTAGCAGGCTCGTATGGTTATGGTGCAATACCACAGGAAAGGAGCTCATGGTGGCTAAAAGACATATTTATATTCTTATCGTTCTTGCCTTAATGCATGTTCTGGGTTGCACTTCGAAACATACCTACAAGGGCAGCGGAGCCGAGCGTATAGATGAATTCTCCCGCGTCGATGAAAGTTTCGAGGAGAAGCATCTGGAAGACACCGGCAAACCTGAATACATAAAATAAGGCAGACCATGGCTACCAAGGAATCTCTTGTAAAAGATATAAAGAACGCACTTGCCGGCAGGAAGCTCATAATAGCCTCCAACCGGGAGCCATACGTACATGAGAAGCGCGGCGGCGGGATTGAGTGTTCCAAGACGGTGAGCGGTCTCTCCATTGCGCTTGATCCGGTCATGCGCGCGGTTGGCGGCACCTGGATAGCTTGGGGGGCCGGCGACGCCGACAGGCGGACGGTAGATGAGAATAATATAGTCAAAGTTCCTCCTGGAAGCGAGGAATACAGCCTGAAGAGGCTCTGGTACACCGATGAGGAACGGGATGATTTCTATTACGGATATTCCAACCAGGCGCTATGGCCCCTCTGCCATATCGCATACGAAAAGCCGCTTTTTCTGAAGAAGCACTGGGCCGCTTACAAGAAAATAAACAAAAGGTTCGCCGATGCGGTGATCGAAGAATCCCGGGGCGAGGACGTTGTCATCTGGATCCAGGATTATCACCTTTGCCTTTTGCCTTTATACGTTAAGAAAGAGCTGCCTAATGCGGTGATTGCCATGATGTGGCATATACCCTGGCCCAACGCGGAAGTATTCAGGGTCTGCCCGCAGAAGCACCAGATACTCTCGGGAATGCTGGCCTGCGATATACTGGGCTTCCATATATATTATCACTGCCTTAACTTCATCCAGACCGTGGAACTGCACATGGAGGCCAAGATTAGCCACGAGGAGAGCAGCATAAGCTACAAGGGGCACAAGACCCTGGTCAAGAACTTCCCCATCAGCGTCGATTTCGAGGGTATGTCCGAAGACGCCGAAACCGAAAAGGTATCAGGTGCCATGGAGAGCATCCTTAACGGAATAAAGGCCGGATCCTCCATTCTTGCCGTTAGCGTGGACAGGATAGATTATACCAAGGGCATCCTCGAGAGGTTCAGCGCGATAGACAGGTTCTTTCAGCTCGAACCGGGCTACATCGGAAAGATCGTTTTTTACCAGCTGGGAGCTCTTTCGCGCGCCAAAATACCTTCCTACAAAAGGCTTATCGAAGAGAGTAAACGCAGGGCGGATGAACTCAACGAAAAATACGGCAGGGAGGATTGGAAGCCTGTGGTGCTTAATTATGAAGGCCTTAACTATGCCCAGCATCTTGCGCTCTACCGTTGCGCGGACCTGTGCATTGTATCATCCCTGCATGACGGCATGAACCTTGTAGCCAAGGAGTATGTCGCTTCCAGGACGGACGAGAGCGGGGTGCTCGTGCTCAGCCGCTTTACCGGCTCTGCCAGGGAATTCGCCAAGGGAGCGGTGCTTTTCAACCCTTATGATTTCGATGCTGCCGCAAAGGCGATAAAAAAGGCCGTTCAGATGACGCAGGAGGAAAAAGAGAAGCGGATGAAATACATGAGAAGCGCCATAAACAACCGGAACATATACAGGTGGGCGGAGAAGTTCATCACAAGATTAAGCAGAGTATAGAAGGATCCTGAAATGGAAATCAAGCCCAGAACACTGATAAGATGGATACTGATAGCAGCGGGCATTATCTACGTGGCATACCTGCACCTTGAGAGGATCGGATACAAAAAGGACATGGACATCATTCGGGGCGAGGCTCAGTACATTAAAGAAACGGCGTATTACCGGACCGCGCCAAAGGACCTTAGGGAAAGGATAAACCGTATCGGCTCTGTCAGTTCTGAGGTATTGGATATACCCCGGCAGGCCGGGACCCTTCCCGATATCATGGATGAGAGCAAATAGCTTCTGTCAGCGTTTTTTGGAGGTTTTCTTCGCGCGGGGTTTTCGCTGTTTCTTCTTTTTCTTGGGAGAAGTCCTGTTCTGGGTAGGGGTGGATCCCCAGTGCTTTTTATAGATCCTTATGAAGGATTCGGGGTTCTTGTATCCTAGTTTGTCGGCGATCTGCTCTATGGTATAACTGGTCTGGTTCAGAAGTTCCTCGGCTTTTTTGAACTTGCATTTCAGGTAATACTCGTTGAAATTGGTTCCGGTCTCTTCCTTGAAGGCCCGGCTTAAGTATTTGGGGCTTAGCCCCACACGACCCGCGGCGTCCTCAAGAGTGACAATTTTGTCGAAGTTCTTCTCGATGAAGATCTTAACGCGGGCAATCTTGCTTTTTATGTCGGAGCCTTCGCGGGCATTTTTCTTATCCGACTCATGGAGGAGATCTTCGATAAGCTGTTTGGTTCTGGGGATGTCCATGGGTTTTTCGAGGTATTCGTCCGCATGCGCGCGAAGGGCTCTTATCGCGGTCTCCTTACTGCTGAAACCAGTGAGGATAACAATGGGGGTTGAGGGCATTATTTTCCTTAGCTGCTCCAGGATAAGGGTGCCCTTTTTGTTGTTGGGAAGACGCTCATCGAGGATTATTAGATCGATCTCGTTGGGTTTACGCAACTCGTCCAGAGCGTCCTGTGCGTTAAAGGCTTTTATCACGTTGTATTCATAGAAGGCGTCACTGAACTCTTCACAGAAAGCCTTATCGTCATCTATGATGAATATGGTATAGGCCAATAGTGACCTCCTTGGGGTGGAGAAAAGTCAATTATTCATCCGATATAATAGCACAAATCGGGGTTAAAGACAAAAAAAATTGTAACGGTCCGGATATCTGGTATAATAATGCGAAATGGCTAAACGAAAAAGCAAAAAGAAAAGATCGCGTGCGGTCAACAAGAAAAAGACGAATAGACCCTCAAAAGAAGAAAAATTCCCCGTTGTGGGTATAGGAGCTTCCGCCGGCGGAATCAAAGCCATAGGGGATTTCCTTGAAAGACTTTCTGCAGAAGCGCATCTTGCGGTCATTATCGTAATTCACCTCAAACCCGGCTATAAGAGCATCCTTGTCGATATCCTGTCCAAACAGACGAAACTTTCCGTCGGAAAGGCCGTTAACGGCACAAAGATCGCCCCCGGACATATCTATGTTACTTCACCCGGCAAAAAGATAGCGGTTTCCGGGGGAAAACTCGAGGTTACCCGTAAAAAAGCCGACGAGAGGATGCTGGTCGATCACCTGTTCCGGTCGCTTGCCGACGACCAGGGTGAGAGGGCCGTGGCCGTACTTTTCTCGGGAACGGGTACTGACGGCACAGCCGGTATAAAGGCCGTCAAAAAAAAAGGCGGATTCGTGTTCGCCCAGGACGAAAAGAGCGCCGAGTATTTCGATATGCCCAGGAGCGCTTTTGAAACGGGCCTGGTGGACCAGATGGCCCCACCGTCCGAAATAGCCCGAAAGGTGTTCGAACTCGGTCAGCACCCGTATATCTCCCGTAAAAAAAGTAAAAAGCAAAAAGAGGATCTCTCTCTGACCAAGGGGAAAGCCCCGGACATATTCAGCATCATACAGAAATCCTCCGGTATGGATTTCAGCCATTACAAGACCTCTACGGTGAAACGGCGCATCGCCAGGCGCATGGCGGTTCATGGCATCAGTGATATCGTTGAGTACAAGTCTTACCTTCAGGAGAACCGTGAAGAGGCCTTTGCCCTTTACGATGATCTATTGATCTCGGTCACTTCGTTTTTCAGGGAAAAAAAGTGTTTTGATGCCCTGAAAAAAAAGGTCTTCCCCAAACTGCTCGAGGATCATTCTTCGGATGAGCCTATAAGGGTGTGGACCCCCGGCTGTTCTTCGGGGGAGGAGACCTATTCACTGGCCATAGCTCTTATGGATTTCATTGAAAAAAAGAACAGGATTATACCTGTGCAGGTTTTCGGTACGGACCTCAGTCCCCGCCTCATAGAACAGGCCCGTCGGGCGCACTACAGCCATGATATAGCCAGATCTATGCCAAAAGATTACCTGCGGCGTTACTTTACCAAGACGGAGGGCGGGTATAAGCTCAAGAAGGAGATAAGGTCGGCTTGCGTCTTTGCCAGACATGATCTTGTGAAGGGGCCTCCGCTTTCCAACATGGACATAGTAAGCTGCAGGAATGTTCTGATATACTTCGATTCGGTCCTGCAGAGACATGTTATTCCCATGCTGCATTACGCGCTAAAGACCAGAGGGGTCCTTGTCCTGGGTAGTTCCGAATCGCTGGGCAAGAACAAGGACCTTTTCACCGAAGTGGACAAAAAAGGAAGAATATTCCGCAGAAAAGAGGTTGATAGAAGGGCCCTGCGGGGGATGGAGATGGATTCCACCCGCGGAAGGGTTTATAGCCTGGAAAAGGAGATCGAGCGTTTCGACAAGACCATGGAAAAGCGCATTGAAGATCAGAAAAAACAGACCGATGACATGGACAGTAGGATCGACCGCATATTTCTTGAAAAATATTCGCCCGCGGGCGTTCTTCTCGAGCGGAACCTTGACATAGTGCAGTTCCGGGGAAGAACAAGCCTTTATCTTGAACCTTCACCTGGTAAAGCCAGCCTCAATCTTTCCAGCATGGCAAGGGAGGGACTTCTGTATGAAATAAAGGATGCCATAAAGGAAGCCTCAAAGATGGGAAGCGCGGTTAGAAAGACCGACGTGGGATACACAGTGGGGAACGAATCCAGGCGAGCGGATTTTGAAGTGCAGCCCGTCGGCAACCGTTTCCTGGTCATATTCGAGCCTGGCAGGACGGGTATGGAGGGAAAGGACCCCCCCAAAAAAAAGGGTAAAAGTTCCTCCGATAAAAAAGAAGTTTCCAGGCTTCGCCGGGAGATCACCGCGCTCAGGAATCACATGCAATCCGCCATCGAGGAAAAAGAAGCGGCGAACGAAGAGCTTCGCGCCGCCAATGAGGAAATACAGTCCAGCAACGAAGAGCTTCAGAGCATGAACGAGGAGCTTGAGACAGCGAAGGAGGAGCTTCAGTCCACGAATGAGGAGCTTTTCACGGTCAACGAAGAGCTCCAGAACCGCAACAAGGAACTCTCGAGGCTGAATAACGATCTCAACAATATCTATAACAGCATTAATATCCCCATTATCATGATGGGATCCGATTTCCGGGTGAAGAGCTTCACTCCCGAGTCCTCCAGGATCGTCAACTTGCTATACACCGATATAGGCCGTTCCATCGAAGAGCTCAAGTTCAAGGTGGATTTACCCGATCTTCGTCAGATACTAGAACGGACCATAGACGACATGGCGGTCATCAGACGGCAACTCAAGGATGCGGAGGGCAGGTGGTGCCAGATGACGGTGAGACCTTACCGGACCACGGAGAACAAAATAGACGGGGTGGTAATGGTCTTCACCGATATTGACGAGCTCAAGAAAAATGAAAGCAGGTTGCACCAGAGCGAGAACTACATTTACTCGGTACTTAACATTCTTCCAACGGGTGTTATTATCATAGGAGGCTCCGATGGCAAGATCACCTTCGCCAACAGGGCCGCCAGGGAATTATACGGTTTAGAAGACGTGGAAGGCCTTGAAATGGATGAACATGCTAAGAAGCTCGGTTTATGTCGGCCTTCAGGCGAGCGATATAAAGCCGAGGAACTTCCCGCAACCCGGTCGCTTTTAAAGGGCGAGGTCGTCGAGGAGGAAGAGGTTCTTATAAAGAGGCCCGGCAGGGAGATAACCGCTTCGGCGAATTCAATTCCCATATATGATGAAAAGGGGAATATAACCTGTGCGGTCGCTTCCTTTATGGAAATAACATTCCTCAAGGAAGCCCAGGAAATATTGGAAAAATCCAAGACCCAGAGTGAGAAGGAACTGGTCTTTACCAGAAAACAGTTGGACGAGGCCAAACGCCTTTCGGACATAGGTGCGCTCGCTTCCATCGTCGCTCACGAGCTGAGGAATCCTCTTTGTGTCATATCGGCCTCGATGTATAATTTAAAAAGAAAGAACAAAGATCCCAGGCTCCAGAAACATATAAAGAATATCGAGAAGAATATCCAGGACAGCGAATTCGTGATCAGTAATC harbors:
- a CDS encoding 2-oxoacid ferredoxin oxidoreductase (catalyzes the coenzyme A-dependent decarboxylation of 2-oxoacids, such as pyruvate and 2-oxoglutarate), translated to MEKEKYRSGDPIAWCPGCGNFGIINAVTKALEGLETAPEQVLLVSGIGQAAKLPHYVRANCFNGLHGRALPVAVAAKMANRKLTVIVTTGDGDCYGEGGNHFVHNIRRNVDITVLVHNNQIYGLTKGQASPTTDTGYVTPVQIGGVILEPFHALQVAITLGAAFVARSFSGEIDHLSDMIQKGVRHKGFSLVEVMQPCVSFNKKNTHQWYKDRIYKLSEEGDHDPQDKMAAYSKAAEWGDDIPIGVIYRRESETYGQKSGLSEKTPLAEKDIDKIDIGELIEAFRI
- a CDS encoding carboxymuconolactone decarboxylase family protein, with product MSEKKPWYMKDTELGKAFNHFYLACKEKSVLDDRTRELLMAALACVFRCPHCTEEHIKKALEVGCTKQQVREALLIASVEAAGTQLAWRKEVYEKYLG
- a CDS encoding 2-hydroxyacid dehydrogenase, encoding MKDEKILFFDTKPYDRQFFGEANREYGFQLKYLNNRLNEDTADLARGYRIISIFVNDMVSEAVADKLSELGVKLVALRSAGYNNVDLDAVYDRIHVVRVPEYSPYAIAEHAVALMMTLNRKIHRAYFRVRDNNFAINGLMGFDMHGKTAGVIGTGRIGKTLLEILKGFGMNLLAYDPKPDEEEASGMGFKYVDLETLYAKSDIISLHCPLTRETEYIINQESIGAMKDGVMIINTGRGKLIDTKALIENLKTGKIAYAGLDVYEEESEFFYEDLSSSFISDDVLARLMTFHNVVITSHQGFFTKEALANIAETTLSNVREFIEGGYLKNEICYRCDRDKCVKAEGEKCF
- a CDS encoding class I fructose-bisphosphate aldolase, with the translated sequence MKKDDIIRILGEKEWEYLIKHECKTFPREKLHLPGPDFIDRVFSISDRPEKVISNLKRVFAHGRLKGTGYLSILPVDQGIEHSAGASFAPNPIYFDPENIVRLAIEGGCNAVASTLGVLGMVSRKYADKMPFIVKLNHNELLSCPNTYDQRFFASVEQAYDMGASAVGATIYFGSAESRRQIEEVSAAFEKAHRLGMFTVLWCYLRNSAFNKDGTDYHTSADLTGQANHLGATIQADIVKQKAPTNNGGYRAIGFGKTSDLVYDELTTDHPIDLTRYQVANCYMGRIGLINSGGASGENDLQKVVRTAVVNKRAGGSGLISGRKAFQKTMDEGIRILNSIQDVYLSEEILPA
- a CDS encoding trehalose-6-phosphate synthase; its protein translation is MATKESLVKDIKNALAGRKLIIASNREPYVHEKRGGGIECSKTVSGLSIALDPVMRAVGGTWIAWGAGDADRRTVDENNIVKVPPGSEEYSLKRLWYTDEERDDFYYGYSNQALWPLCHIAYEKPLFLKKHWAAYKKINKRFADAVIEESRGEDVVIWIQDYHLCLLPLYVKKELPNAVIAMMWHIPWPNAEVFRVCPQKHQILSGMLACDILGFHIYYHCLNFIQTVELHMEAKISHEESSISYKGHKTLVKNFPISVDFEGMSEDAETEKVSGAMESILNGIKAGSSILAVSVDRIDYTKGILERFSAIDRFFQLEPGYIGKIVFYQLGALSRAKIPSYKRLIEESKRRADELNEKYGREDWKPVVLNYEGLNYAQHLALYRCADLCIVSSLHDGMNLVAKEYVASRTDESGVLVLSRFTGSAREFAKGAVLFNPYDFDAAAKAIKKAVQMTQEEKEKRMKYMRSAINNRNIYRWAEKFITRLSRV
- a CDS encoding helix-turn-helix domain-containing protein → MAYTIFIIDDDKAFCEEFSDAFYEYNVIKAFNAQDALDELRKPNEIDLIILDERLPNNKKGTLILEQLRKIMPSTPIVILTGFSSKETAIRALRAHADEYLEKPMDIPRTKQLIEDLLHESDKKNAREGSDIKSKIARVKIFIEKNFDKIVTLEDAAGRVGLSPKYLSRAFKEETGTNFNEYYLKCKFKKAEELLNQTSYTIEQIADKLGYKNPESFIRIYKKHWGSTPTQNRTSPKKKKKQRKPRAKKTSKKR
- a CDS encoding PAS domain S-box protein, whose translation is MAKRKSKKKRSRAVNKKKTNRPSKEEKFPVVGIGASAGGIKAIGDFLERLSAEAHLAVIIVIHLKPGYKSILVDILSKQTKLSVGKAVNGTKIAPGHIYVTSPGKKIAVSGGKLEVTRKKADERMLVDHLFRSLADDQGERAVAVLFSGTGTDGTAGIKAVKKKGGFVFAQDEKSAEYFDMPRSAFETGLVDQMAPPSEIARKVFELGQHPYISRKKSKKQKEDLSLTKGKAPDIFSIIQKSSGMDFSHYKTSTVKRRIARRMAVHGISDIVEYKSYLQENREEAFALYDDLLISVTSFFREKKCFDALKKKVFPKLLEDHSSDEPIRVWTPGCSSGEETYSLAIALMDFIEKKNRIIPVQVFGTDLSPRLIEQARRAHYSHDIARSMPKDYLRRYFTKTEGGYKLKKEIRSACVFARHDLVKGPPLSNMDIVSCRNVLIYFDSVLQRHVIPMLHYALKTRGVLVLGSSESLGKNKDLFTEVDKKGRIFRRKEVDRRALRGMEMDSTRGRVYSLEKEIERFDKTMEKRIEDQKKQTDDMDSRIDRIFLEKYSPAGVLLERNLDIVQFRGRTSLYLEPSPGKASLNLSSMAREGLLYEIKDAIKEASKMGSAVRKTDVGYTVGNESRRADFEVQPVGNRFLVIFEPGRTGMEGKDPPKKKGKSSSDKKEVSRLRREITALRNHMQSAIEEKEAANEELRAANEEIQSSNEELQSMNEELETAKEELQSTNEELFTVNEELQNRNKELSRLNNDLNNIYNSINIPIIMMGSDFRVKSFTPESSRIVNLLYTDIGRSIEELKFKVDLPDLRQILERTIDDMAVIRRQLKDAEGRWCQMTVRPYRTTENKIDGVVMVFTDIDELKKNESRLHQSENYIYSVLNILPTGVIIIGGSDGKITFANRAARELYGLEDVEGLEMDEHAKKLGLCRPSGERYKAEELPATRSLLKGEVVEEEEVLIKRPGREITASANSIPIYDEKGNITCAVASFMEITFLKEAQEILEKSKTQSEKELVFTRKQLDEAKRLSDIGALASIVAHELRNPLCVISASMYNLKRKNKDPRLQKHIKNIEKNIQDSEFVISNLLNYSRINPPEKKRVDIAQLLKESLGIVRSKFPAKKVRVAKDYSKLGKTPVQADPQQITQVFTNLLNNAFESVPDKKGRITVKGETCELEGEDAVCVNIRDNGPGVPEKNRERIFEPFFSTRSKGTGLGLAVSAEIVGLHKGRITLGKKRGKGASFTVTLPKGGRK